Proteins co-encoded in one Populus trichocarpa isolate Nisqually-1 chromosome 10, P.trichocarpa_v4.1, whole genome shotgun sequence genomic window:
- the LOC7466919 gene encoding probable galacturonosyltransferase-like 3, whose amino-acid sequence MSLLSIFLFLNAVVFSAHGLSSAELPAFREAPAFRNGRECPKTTWLSSLNNYHDPSIIHIAMTLDATYLRGSVAGVLSVLQHAACPENVVFHFIATHRRADLRRTITSTFPYQTFHLYHFNTDLVKGKISSSIRRALDQPLNYARIYLADLLPMSVRRIIYFDSDLILVDDVAKLWNINLGAHVLGAPEYCHANFTNYFNSRFWSNSACAASLRGRRACYFNTGVMVIDLGKWREGKYTERLEYWMKVQKKYRIYELGSLPPFLLVFAGDVEGVGHRWNQHGLGGDNLEGLCRDLHPGPVSLLHWSGKGKPWLRLDSKRPCPLDYLWAPYDLYRHSSLFCDS is encoded by the coding sequence ATGTCACTCCTCTCCATCTTTCTCTTCCTAAACGCCGTCGTCTTTTCCGCGCACGGCTTATCAAGCGCCGAACTCCCCGCTTTTAGAGAAGCACCAGCATTTCGAAACGGCAGAGAATGTCCCAAAACGACGTGGCTTTCATCACTCAACAACTACCACGATCCTTCCATTATTCACATTGCAATGACACTCGATGCCACCTATCTCCGCGGCTCAGTCGCTGGAGTCCTATCGGTCCTCCAACACGCCGCCTGTCCTGAAAATGTAGTCTTCCACTTCATCGCTACTCACCGTCGTGCAGACCTCCGACGCACAATCACCTCCACATTCCCTTACCAAACCTTCCACCTCTACCACTTCAACACTGACCTAGTCAAAGGTAAAATCTCGTCCTCCATTCGCCGGGCCCTCGATCAACCGTTGAACTACGCGCGTATCTACCTCGCAGATCTTTTACCGATGTCCGTGCGGAGAATCATTTACTTCGATTCTGATTTAATCTTGGTCGATGACGTGGCAAAGTTATGGAACATCAATTTAGGTGCACACGTACTTGGTGCCCCAGAATACTGCCACGCGAATTTTacgaattattttaattctcgATTTTGGTCCAATTCAGCGTGTGCGGCGTCGTTGAGAGGGAGGAGAGCGTGCTATTTCAACACGGGGGTGATGGTGATAGATTTAGGGAAATGGAGAGAAGGGAAATACACGGAAAGATTAGAGTACTGGATGAAAGTACAGAAGAAGTATAGGATTTACGAGCTGGGTTCGTTGCCTCCTTTTCTGCTTGTTTTTGCTGGTGACGTGGAGGGTGTTGGGCATAGATGGAATCAACACGGGCTAGGCGGTGATAATCTTGAAGGGTTGTGTAGGGATTTGCATCCTGGCCCGGTTAGTTTGTTACATTGGAGTGGTAAGGGCAAGCCATGGCTTAGGCTGGACTCTAAAAGACCGTGTCCGTTGGATTATTTATGGGCTCCTTATGATCTTTATCGTCATTCATCATTGTTTTGTGATAGCTAG